In Deltaproteobacteria bacterium, the genomic stretch ATGGCAGATTATTTTGAGGAGGCGGTGCGCGCCTATAATCAGCCAAAGAAGATTTCGAACTGGATGATGACCGAGCTGATGCGGGAATTGAAAAATACAGGAATCGAAATCGAGCAATCAAAGGTAAGGCCCGGGCAGATCGCAAAGCTGATTGAGCTGATTGACCACGGCACAATCAGCGGCAAGATGGCCAAAACGGTCTTCGAGGAGATGTTTACAAGCGGTGACGACCCCGAAAAGATCATTCAGGAAAAAAATCTGGTGCAGGTCTCGGACACCGGGGCGATTGAAAAAGTCATCGACGCCGTGATGTCCGCCAACCCCAAACAGCTGGAGCAATACCGCGCCGGCAAGGACAAACTCTTCGGCTTTTTTGTGGGACAGGTGATGAAAGAGATGAAGGGGCAGGGAAATCCGGCCGTCGTCAACGAGTTGCTCAAGAAGGCCTTGACGAGGTGATATTATTGTGTAATTGTATAATTGTATTATGCAAGAATACGTCACAACCAATGTCCGTCTCGAAAAAAGCCTTTTGAAAGCGCTTAAGCTTAAAGCCCTTGAGGAAGAAAAAAGCATGGGTGCCGTTCTCCGTGAGTTGGTCGTGCGCGGGTTGGGCCTGGGAAAATCACCCGCCTCTTTGCGAAAGAAAAAAAGAAAAAACACCGGCGAAAATCCCTTTGCAGAAATTGCGGGGCTTTTCGAAAGCGGCGTTCCCGATGGGGGCGTAAATCATGACGAAGCGCTGTATGGTCTTTCAAAAAAATAATGGATATGAGTTTGTTTGCCAAACGGTACTTTGTTGACAGCTCTTTCTTCATTACGCTTGCCGATAAATCAGACTTAAACCATCCAAAGGCGTTCGATTTTTTTCAAACCCTGCCTCAATCAGCCAGGTTATTCACGACCAATTTTATCCTTGACGAAACAATCACCCGAATTCGGACGCTGGCAGGGGTTGAAATGGCCTATCAGATAGCGCAGGACCTTTTGAATTCAAAAAAATATAGAATGATCACGGTTGACGAGCAAATCTGCCTGAAAGCCCTGGAAAAACTACGAAAATATTCAGACAAAATCTTGAGCTTTACCGATTGCACCAGCTTTGTCGTGATGGAACAGATGAAAATCAGGACCGCTTTGGCCTTTGACGACGATTTTGTCAAGGTGGGTTTTCAAGTGGCGCCATAGCTGTAGATAGAATAGGAAAAATCGATGAACTTCAAAACAATCGAGTGGAAAAACAACACGGTCGTCATGATCGACCAGCGCAAGCTCCCGCACCATGAGGAGTATGTCGTCTGCTCGGATTATGCCCAAGTGGCCGACGCGATCAGGCACATGGTTATCCGCGGCGCCCCGGCCATCGGTGTGGCGGCCGCCATGGGGGTGGCCATTGGGGCGTTAAAAATTGAGGCGAAGAATTTTGATGATTTTAACCGACAGATTGAAACAATCTGCGAGGCGCTTTTTAAGACACGACCAACTGCTGTTAATCTGGCGTGGGCATTGGAGAGGATGAAAAAGATCGTCCACGAAATCCCCCCCACCCCCCCTTTGAAAAAGGGGGGCGAAGGGGGGATTTTGGATTCTTTAAAATCCAGACTCGTTGCCGAAGCCCAAAAAATCCTCGCCGAAGACATCGAGGTTAACCGGATGATGGGGCGGCACGGGCAAACACTCTTCAACACCGGAGACAAGGTTCTCACCCATTGCAACGCCGGGGCTTTGGCAACCGGCGGGTTTGGCACCGCCCTTGGCGTTATTTATTCCGCAACAGAGGCGGGGAAAAAAATCACGGTCCTTGCCGACGAAACGCGCCCTTTTTTTCAGGGGTCCCGTCTGACCGCATGGGAATTGTCGAAAAACAATATTCCCGTCACCATTATCACCGACAACATGGCCGGCTGGATGATGAAAAAGGGGGAGGTCTCGAAGGTGATTGTCGGCGC encodes the following:
- a CDS encoding PIN domain-containing protein; this encodes MDMSLFAKRYFVDSSFFITLADKSDLNHPKAFDFFQTLPQSARLFTTNFILDETITRIRTLAGVEMAYQIAQDLLNSKKYRMITVDEQICLKALEKLRKYSDKILSFTDCTSFVVMEQMKIRTALAFDDDFVKVGFQVAP
- the mtnA gene encoding S-methyl-5-thioribose-1-phosphate isomerase, whose product is MNFKTIEWKNNTVVMIDQRKLPHHEEYVVCSDYAQVADAIRHMVIRGAPAIGVAAAMGVAIGALKIEAKNFDDFNRQIETICEALFKTRPTAVNLAWALERMKKIVHEIPPTPPLKKGGEGGILDSLKSRLVAEAQKILAEDIEVNRMMGRHGQTLFNTGDKVLTHCNAGALATGGFGTALGVIYSATEAGKKITVLADETRPFFQGSRLTAWELSKNNIPVTIITDNMAGWMMKKGEVSKVIVGADRIAANGDVANKIGTYSLAIVAQKHGIPFYVAAPLSTIDRSIDSGEKIPIEERPSREVTHVQEAPISPDGVAVRNPAFDVTPNELVTAIITEKGIARSPYTESLSRLFSELK
- a CDS encoding Asp-tRNA(Asn)/Glu-tRNA(Gln) amidotransferase GatCAB subunit B yields the protein MADYFEEAVRAYNQPKKISNWMMTELMRELKNTGIEIEQSKVRPGQIAKLIELIDHGTISGKMAKTVFEEMFTSGDDPEKIIQEKNLVQVSDTGAIEKVIDAVMSANPKQLEQYRAGKDKLFGFFVGQVMKEMKGQGNPAVVNELLKKALTR